A genome region from Effusibacillus lacus includes the following:
- the proC gene encoding pyrroline-5-carboxylate reductase: MREVALKGKKILILGAGAIAEAMIRGLTEADAVSPEQIVVTNKSNLERLQYLQETYRVSIVENLEDEAGSEALASADIILLACKPHDVANVLERIRDKVIDPVVLSVAAGVSTDLMESILGQNARVVRAMPNTACAVLESATAVSYGKHCEEETKTLAETILSVLGTVSVVEEKLMDVVTGLSGSGPAYFYYMVEAMQSAAENLGLPSDTARTLILQTLFGAGKMLQETHLDPNVLRRQVTSPNGTTMAGIRVFEEANFKELVERVITRAAERSREMGEQQASILQ; this comes from the coding sequence GTGAGAGAGGTCGCATTGAAGGGCAAGAAAATCTTGATACTGGGAGCGGGCGCGATTGCGGAAGCGATGATTCGGGGGTTGACCGAAGCGGACGCGGTATCTCCGGAACAGATTGTCGTAACAAACAAGAGCAATTTGGAACGCCTGCAGTATCTGCAGGAGACGTACAGGGTTTCAATCGTGGAGAACCTGGAGGACGAGGCGGGATCGGAAGCTCTTGCATCGGCTGATATCATCCTGCTTGCTTGCAAACCTCATGATGTGGCCAACGTGTTGGAGCGAATCCGCGACAAAGTGATAGATCCAGTTGTGCTCTCGGTGGCGGCAGGGGTTTCCACTGATCTGATGGAATCGATCCTGGGGCAGAATGCGCGAGTGGTCCGGGCAATGCCCAATACTGCTTGTGCGGTGCTGGAATCGGCAACAGCAGTTTCCTATGGCAAACATTGCGAAGAAGAGACAAAGACGCTGGCAGAAACCATTCTTTCGGTGCTGGGCACTGTTTCTGTCGTAGAGGAAAAACTGATGGATGTGGTCACCGGGTTGTCGGGCAGCGGGCCGGCCTATTTTTACTATATGGTGGAAGCCATGCAGTCGGCGGCCGAGAATCTGGGGCTTCCTTCCGATACGGCAAGGACTTTGATCCTGCAAACTCTGTTCGGGGCGGGAAAGATGCTGCAGGAAACGCATCTTGATCCCAATGTGCTGAGAAGACAGGTCACTTCCCCCAACGGTACTACCATGGCGGGGATCCGTGTGTTTGAAGAAGCCAATTTCAAAGAACTGGTGGAACGGGTGATCACCCGGGCAGCGGAGCGAAGCAGGGAAATGGGAGAGCAGCAGGCTTCGATCCTGCAATAG